A genomic window from Luteolibacter sp. LG18 includes:
- a CDS encoding glycoside hydrolase family 43 protein: MSHRYLADPSSLVTKDRVYLYCSDDDESPVQGSYVIPDVVCVSSSDMKNWTDHGTVFRAEKETTWAKKTWAPSAIERDGKYFLYFGNGGGNIGVVVADNPLGPFKDVLGKYLIDGRTPGVQPAKNMWLFDPGVFIDDDGQAFIYFGGNGDDNVRVAKLKRDMITLDGEVMKMNAPNFFEASWMFKRKGVYYFAYSSNPKAGMRIDYMTGGKPTEGFTYRGTVADQPPINNDNNHAAEFEFKGRWFHVYHNRVVAKEAGIPTGFRRNLALEEFGFEEDGAIRKVVYTTNGVAQAGNLNPYTRVEGETTNAQHGVETEKCSEGGMNLCCLDQGDWVRVVGVDFGGKGAKKFSARVASAEEGGNIELRLGGADGKLVGTCRVENTGGWQSWKSVSCEVAGAAGVQDLYLKFTGGQKPLFNVDCWKFE; this comes from the coding sequence GTGTCCCATCGCTACTTGGCAGATCCTTCGTCGCTGGTGACGAAGGACCGGGTCTACCTCTATTGCTCGGACGACGATGAGAGTCCGGTCCAGGGTAGCTATGTGATTCCCGACGTGGTCTGTGTTTCATCCAGCGACATGAAGAACTGGACGGATCACGGGACCGTGTTCCGGGCGGAGAAGGAAACCACCTGGGCGAAGAAGACCTGGGCTCCTTCCGCGATCGAGCGGGACGGGAAGTATTTCCTCTATTTCGGAAACGGTGGTGGCAACATCGGGGTGGTGGTCGCGGACAACCCGCTGGGGCCCTTCAAGGATGTCCTGGGAAAATACCTCATCGATGGGCGGACGCCCGGCGTGCAACCGGCGAAGAACATGTGGCTTTTTGATCCCGGGGTTTTCATCGACGACGACGGCCAAGCATTCATCTATTTCGGCGGGAACGGCGACGACAACGTGCGGGTGGCCAAATTGAAGCGGGATATGATCACACTCGACGGGGAGGTGATGAAGATGAATGCCCCGAACTTTTTTGAGGCATCGTGGATGTTCAAACGCAAGGGCGTCTATTACTTCGCCTACTCCAGCAATCCGAAGGCGGGAATGAGAATCGACTACATGACCGGCGGCAAGCCGACGGAAGGATTCACCTACCGGGGGACCGTGGCGGACCAGCCTCCGATCAACAACGACAACAATCACGCCGCGGAGTTCGAGTTCAAGGGGCGCTGGTTCCATGTCTATCACAACCGCGTCGTCGCGAAAGAGGCGGGTATTCCGACCGGATTCCGCCGAAATCTGGCCCTGGAGGAATTTGGTTTCGAGGAGGATGGCGCGATCCGCAAGGTGGTATACACCACAAACGGGGTCGCCCAAGCGGGGAATCTCAATCCCTACACAAGGGTGGAAGGGGAGACGACCAATGCACAGCACGGAGTCGAAACGGAGAAGTGCAGCGAAGGAGGAATGAATCTCTGCTGCCTTGATCAAGGGGACTGGGTGCGCGTGGTTGGGGTGGATTTCGGTGGCAAGGGGGCAAAGAAATTCAGCGCCCGGGTAGCCAGCGCGGAAGAGGGAGGCAACATCGAGCTCCGGTTGGGCGGAGCGGATGGTAAACTCGTCGGAACCTGCAGGGTGGAGAACACGGGTGGGTGGCAGAGTTGGAAGAGCGTCTCCTGTGAGGTCGCTGGTGCTGCGGGCGTGCAGGACTTGTACTTGAAATTCACCGGTGGGCAGAAGCCGCTGTTCAATGTGGACTGCTGGAAATTCGAATAA
- a CDS encoding glycoside hydrolase N-terminal domain-containing protein, which yields MKQIKRFIVIEVFGLPLSRQGEWLPVDRRKPVQSMMMIDRIRSIAVAMSAILLAVSNTVSADESSLLWYDKPAQKWTEALAIGNGRVGAMVFGQPANERLQLNEATLWAGGPYNPVNPEAKGALPEVRKLVFDGKFREAGQLVNEKVIARPKSQMAFQTVGDLLLSFPAGVVQDYRRALDLDTAIATVSYTSDGVKYTREMFASAPDNVIVVRLTADQPGKISFTAGMKSPMRDTTVETVDGDSLVMRGKGGNGAGNIAGALSYQARVRVIASGGSVTSSPAGIAADKADSVTVLVAAATSYKNYEDVSGDPEAIVRNLIAAASRKNVDSLRAGHLKDYQPLFRRVTLDLGRSEAMKLATDERIQKFGEGNDPQLAALYYQFARYLLISCSRPGGQPANLQGMWNDSLNPPWQSKYTININTEMNYWPAESGNLAECVEPLMAMVGDLSVTGARTAREMYGARGWVTHHNTDLWRATAPIDFADAGMWPTGGAWLCLHLWDRYEYSGDQQVLKRIYPMMKGAAQFFLDTLQEEPEHKWLVTNPSISPENGHPGGALSAGPTMDNQILRDLFSNTIKAGEILGVDPEFRKQLVSARGRLAPNQIGSAGQLQEWMTDWDMKAGDLHHRHVSHLYGLFPGRDISLRGTPSLAAAAKKSLEIRGDKATGWATAWRICLWAHLGGGDHAFDIIKLLLAPGLTYPNMFDAHPPFQIDGNFGGAAGIAEMLVQSRLGEIEFLPALPKSWPSGCVKGLRARGGFEVDVTWKDGALVEANVRSIAGSSTRLVCGQAKRDLKIPKGGSFRWNGQ from the coding sequence GTGAAACAAATAAAACGTTTCATCGTAATCGAAGTATTCGGGCTCCCGTTGTCTCGCCAGGGAGAGTGGCTGCCCGTGGATCGAAGAAAACCTGTTCAATCGATGATGATGATCGACCGTATTCGTAGCATCGCTGTGGCCATGTCGGCGATCCTGTTGGCGGTATCCAACACCGTGTCCGCTGACGAAAGTAGTCTGCTTTGGTACGACAAGCCGGCGCAGAAGTGGACGGAGGCTTTGGCGATCGGGAATGGGCGGGTGGGGGCGATGGTGTTTGGCCAGCCAGCCAACGAGCGCCTTCAGCTGAACGAGGCCACCCTGTGGGCGGGTGGGCCCTACAACCCGGTGAACCCTGAGGCGAAGGGTGCCCTGCCCGAGGTGCGGAAGCTCGTTTTCGACGGAAAATTTCGTGAAGCCGGGCAGTTGGTCAATGAGAAGGTCATCGCCAGGCCGAAGAGCCAGATGGCGTTCCAGACGGTGGGGGATCTGCTGTTGTCCTTCCCTGCGGGTGTGGTTCAGGACTACCGCCGCGCCCTCGACCTCGATACCGCCATCGCGACGGTGAGCTACACGAGCGATGGCGTGAAGTATACCCGGGAGATGTTTGCGAGCGCGCCGGACAATGTGATCGTGGTGCGGCTCACAGCGGATCAGCCGGGGAAAATATCCTTCACGGCCGGTATGAAATCCCCGATGAGGGACACCACGGTGGAGACCGTGGACGGGGATTCCCTGGTGATGCGTGGGAAAGGCGGCAACGGAGCCGGTAATATTGCTGGAGCGCTCAGCTACCAGGCCCGGGTCCGGGTCATTGCCAGCGGCGGCAGCGTGACTTCTTCTCCGGCTGGCATTGCCGCGGACAAAGCTGATTCGGTCACTGTTCTGGTGGCGGCGGCCACGAGTTACAAAAATTACGAGGATGTGAGCGGAGATCCCGAGGCGATCGTAAGGAATCTGATCGCTGCCGCCTCGAGGAAGAATGTCGATTCGCTCCGCGCCGGCCACCTGAAGGACTATCAGCCCCTGTTTCGCCGCGTTACCCTGGACCTGGGGCGAAGCGAGGCGATGAAGCTGGCGACGGACGAGCGTATCCAGAAGTTTGGAGAGGGAAATGATCCTCAGCTCGCGGCGCTCTATTACCAGTTTGCCCGCTATCTCCTAATCAGCTGCTCACGCCCGGGAGGCCAGCCGGCGAATTTGCAAGGCATGTGGAACGACAGCCTGAATCCTCCGTGGCAGAGCAAGTACACGATCAACATCAACACCGAGATGAATTACTGGCCCGCGGAATCGGGCAACCTGGCCGAATGCGTCGAGCCGCTCATGGCGATGGTCGGAGACCTGTCGGTGACCGGAGCGAGGACGGCACGGGAGATGTATGGCGCGCGGGGATGGGTGACGCATCACAACACCGACCTGTGGCGGGCCACGGCGCCGATCGACTTTGCCGATGCCGGCATGTGGCCGACGGGAGGGGCTTGGCTGTGTCTCCACCTTTGGGACCGCTACGAGTATAGCGGCGACCAACAGGTGCTGAAACGCATCTACCCGATGATGAAGGGGGCTGCGCAGTTCTTCCTGGACACTCTGCAGGAGGAACCGGAGCACAAGTGGCTCGTCACGAATCCCTCGATCTCCCCGGAGAACGGACACCCCGGAGGCGCGCTGAGCGCGGGGCCGACGATGGACAACCAGATACTCCGTGATCTGTTCTCCAACACGATAAAGGCCGGGGAGATTCTCGGTGTGGACCCCGAGTTCCGCAAGCAACTCGTATCCGCGCGTGGACGTCTGGCTCCGAACCAAATTGGAAGTGCCGGCCAATTGCAGGAATGGATGACGGATTGGGACATGAAGGCGGGCGATCTCCACCACCGCCACGTTTCCCACCTGTATGGGCTCTTTCCCGGGCGGGATATTTCGCTGCGGGGCACTCCCTCCCTGGCCGCGGCGGCGAAGAAGTCCCTTGAGATCCGTGGAGACAAAGCCACGGGGTGGGCCACTGCCTGGCGTATTTGCCTTTGGGCACACCTCGGCGGCGGAGACCACGCGTTCGACATCATCAAGCTCCTGTTGGCACCCGGCTTGACGTATCCGAACATGTTTGACGCGCACCCGCCCTTCCAGATCGATGGAAATTTCGGCGGTGCGGCGGGCATCGCCGAGATGCTGGTGCAGAGCCGTCTCGGGGAGATTGAATTCCTGCCGGCGCTGCCGAAGTCCTGGCCCTCTGGATGCGTGAAGGGCCTGCGTGCCCGGGGCGGCTTTGAAGTGGATGTGACCTGGAAGGATGGCGCCTTGGTGGAAGCGAATGTCCGTTCGATCGCCGGGAGTTCCACCCGTCTGGTTTGCGGACAGGCCAAGCGCGATCTCAAGATCCCGAAGGGAGGGAGCTTCCGTTGGAATGGCCAGTAA
- a CDS encoding SGNH/GDSL hydrolase family protein — protein sequence MIFEKPPISEGSMNESSFNGMAAFPRTAGFPAQAVKACLGFLGMAIWGAVLAIAGAADTPWITTWGCAPQVTDAGNMPPVPLADSVLRQFVHTSVGGKTLRLRLSNAFGKEPVVVKAAHVARAAAMGSAGNGDIDPATDRALAFQGSHEVVIPPGAAVVSDPLAFDLPVSADVGISLQFGQVSETALSGHSGSRTTSFIAPADAISAATLPTATKTQHWYILSGIEVEGGKDRGSIVILGDSITDGRGSTTDGNDRWTDTFAKRLSSHPPTAGLGVVNMGIGGNGIFGGLGPAAEKRFERDVTGQSGARYFILFEGVNDIGGARGPAVADLAGRLIKAYTEFAKQARARGMKAYAATITPFGGHSYFSPEREACRQDVNKWLRENKVFDGVIDFDAVVRDPANPDKLLPAYSSDGLHPNPAGYQAMAAAVDLKQFSP from the coding sequence TTGATCTTCGAAAAACCACCGATCTCTGAAGGAAGTATGAACGAATCATCATTCAATGGAATGGCTGCCTTTCCGCGGACGGCCGGATTCCCGGCGCAAGCGGTGAAAGCATGCCTCGGGTTCCTCGGCATGGCGATATGGGGCGCCGTTCTTGCTATCGCCGGAGCTGCCGATACCCCATGGATCACAACCTGGGGATGTGCCCCACAGGTCACGGATGCCGGGAACATGCCGCCGGTGCCCCTCGCCGACAGCGTATTGCGCCAATTCGTGCACACTTCGGTCGGAGGCAAAACGCTTCGCCTTCGCCTGTCGAATGCCTTTGGCAAGGAGCCGGTGGTGGTGAAGGCAGCCCATGTGGCACGAGCCGCGGCGATGGGCAGTGCGGGAAACGGCGACATTGATCCTGCCACAGATCGGGCTCTCGCGTTCCAGGGAAGTCACGAAGTGGTCATTCCTCCCGGTGCGGCGGTGGTGTCGGACCCGCTGGCTTTCGACCTTCCCGTTTCCGCGGATGTTGGGATCAGTCTCCAGTTCGGCCAGGTTTCGGAGACGGCGCTCAGCGGGCATTCCGGCTCGCGCACGACCTCGTTCATTGCTCCCGCCGATGCGATTTCAGCGGCGACCTTGCCGACGGCAACCAAGACCCAGCACTGGTATATTCTTTCCGGCATCGAGGTGGAGGGCGGTAAAGACCGTGGCTCGATCGTGATTCTCGGTGATTCGATCACGGACGGGAGAGGTTCCACCACGGACGGCAACGATCGCTGGACGGACACGTTTGCGAAGCGCTTGAGCTCCCATCCGCCGACTGCCGGGCTTGGGGTTGTCAACATGGGGATTGGCGGCAACGGGATCTTCGGAGGCTTGGGGCCTGCGGCGGAGAAGCGTTTCGAAAGGGATGTGACCGGGCAATCCGGAGCCCGCTATTTCATCCTCTTCGAGGGCGTCAATGATATTGGTGGGGCCCGCGGTCCGGCCGTGGCCGATCTGGCAGGCCGTCTGATCAAAGCCTATACCGAATTTGCGAAGCAGGCACGCGCCAGGGGCATGAAGGCCTATGCCGCCACGATCACGCCTTTTGGCGGGCACTCCTATTTCAGTCCGGAGCGCGAGGCTTGCCGCCAGGACGTGAACAAGTGGCTGCGGGAGAACAAGGTGTTCGACGGGGTAATCGATTTTGATGCCGTGGTGCGGGATCCCGCGAATCCCGATAAACTTCTACCAGCCTATAGCAGCGACGGGTTGCACCCGAATCCGGCCGGTTATCAGGCCATGGCGGCTGCAGTGGATCTGAAACAGTTCTCTCCATGA